The Thermoplasmataceae archaeon genome has a segment encoding these proteins:
- a CDS encoding DUF1028 domain-containing protein: MTFSVVVYDRDAKEWGVGVASRYLSVGSVVPWALAGIGAIATQSYANYSYGPNGLELLKTHSAKETLEILTSADPEREKRQLGIVDSKGEAQAFTGSQCHEYAGHFVGDGFSVQGNILAGERVINAMAGEMEKKGRIEDRIIRALFSAEKNGGDRRGKQSAAMLVVSESRSFEKGSRIVYDLRVEDHRNPVEEINRLVGLWKATNLDRESIEIITVKDSITHRLRHLGYDSLEKWAYDNSLENSVSAGKIGVVAYRILMGETNPELNQ, encoded by the coding sequence ATGACTTTCTCAGTGGTGGTTTATGACAGGGATGCAAAGGAGTGGGGAGTTGGTGTGGCCAGCAGGTATCTCTCGGTAGGTTCCGTTGTTCCGTGGGCACTGGCCGGCATTGGAGCTATCGCGACCCAATCATATGCCAACTATTCGTATGGTCCGAATGGCTTGGAACTTTTGAAAACTCATTCCGCAAAGGAAACTCTGGAAATACTCACAAGCGCAGATCCTGAAAGGGAGAAGCGGCAACTCGGAATTGTAGACTCCAAAGGAGAGGCTCAAGCCTTCACCGGAAGCCAGTGTCACGAATACGCAGGCCATTTCGTTGGAGATGGTTTTTCTGTACAGGGCAATATTTTAGCCGGAGAACGAGTAATAAATGCTATGGCCGGTGAAATGGAAAAAAAGGGAAGAATTGAGGACAGAATAATACGTGCCCTTTTTTCGGCTGAGAAAAACGGGGGCGACAGAAGGGGGAAGCAGAGTGCGGCAATGCTAGTGGTATCTGAATCCAGAAGTTTTGAGAAGGGTTCGCGGATAGTTTATGATCTCAGGGTTGAAGACCACAGAAACCCTGTAGAAGAAATCAACAGGTTGGTAGGACTCTGGAAAGCTACCAACCTTGACCGCGAATCCATTGAAATAATCACAGTAAAAGACAGCATCACGCATAGGCTGAGGCATCTGGGTTATGATAGCCTGGAGAAATGGGCATATGACAATTCACTCGAGAACTCTGTCAGCGCAGGGAAGATAGGTGTCGTGGCCTACAGGATTCTAATGGGAGAAACCAACCCAGAACTTAATCAATAG
- a CDS encoding NAD(P)/FAD-dependent oxidoreductase, with the protein MNYDYDAVVIGAGTSGLAAGIALQKAGKNYIILDKKDEIGLPVRSTGAVSMEWVNRIGMPTDKSIVASDIHAMSFRTDTGKAISMSFDRTVGLVYDFTKYEKFLSESIAGKLNVRMRTRVNAVDGNEVTTDRERFTGKYIIKAAGPQSNMGAKLARDQVLVAYEEIRKLPRRDDYEMILWFSDRAPGGYFWDFADGPDRRKVGVCYYPLNSTAPKDVLAEFTRRFPEVDGAMVETMAHQIPLSEPAARVVEGDTMFVGDMVNAVLNTTAGGLQGAFWSGNSAGIAAATDNPIYYQQKWDSEIRPWLMKHHILHKRIHRNGAKSVGRYITMAKMMPKSFKQRVFGGL; encoded by the coding sequence ATGAACTATGACTATGATGCAGTCGTGATTGGAGCCGGAACCTCGGGACTGGCTGCGGGTATTGCACTTCAGAAAGCGGGTAAGAATTATATCATACTGGACAAGAAAGACGAAATCGGCCTGCCGGTCAGGTCAACAGGTGCGGTATCCATGGAATGGGTCAACAGAATAGGCATGCCTACTGATAAGAGTATAGTTGCATCAGACATACATGCCATGAGCTTTCGCACTGACACAGGGAAGGCAATCTCAATGTCATTCGACAGAACCGTTGGGCTTGTATACGATTTCACGAAGTATGAGAAATTCCTTTCTGAATCAATTGCCGGAAAGCTGAACGTAAGGATGAGGACAAGGGTGAACGCGGTTGACGGAAATGAAGTTACTACCGATAGGGAGAGATTCACGGGTAAATATATAATCAAAGCTGCCGGACCACAGTCAAACATGGGTGCGAAACTTGCGCGTGACCAGGTGCTGGTCGCATATGAAGAAATCCGCAAATTGCCCAGGAGGGATGATTATGAGATGATACTGTGGTTCAGCGACAGAGCACCCGGTGGCTACTTCTGGGATTTTGCAGACGGGCCAGACAGAAGAAAGGTTGGCGTATGCTACTATCCCCTGAATTCCACGGCGCCAAAGGATGTGCTGGCGGAATTTACGAGGCGCTTCCCTGAGGTTGACGGTGCGATGGTAGAGACCATGGCACACCAAATACCACTTTCGGAACCAGCAGCAAGAGTTGTGGAAGGGGATACGATGTTTGTGGGTGATATGGTGAACGCCGTGTTGAATACAACTGCAGGTGGGTTACAGGGCGCATTCTGGTCAGGGAATTCTGCGGGAATTGCTGCCGCGACAGATAATCCTATCTATTACCAGCAGAAATGGGATTCAGAAATTAGACCATGGCTCATGAAACATCACATTCTCCACAAAAGAATACACAGAAACGGAGCAAAATCCGTGGGAAGATACATTACCATGGCCAAAATGATGCCAAAATCTTTCAAGCAGAGGGTATTCGGGGGCCTGTGA